Proteins encoded within one genomic window of Nilaparvata lugens isolate BPH chromosome 11, ASM1435652v1, whole genome shotgun sequence:
- the LOC111048295 gene encoding cuticle protein 7 has protein sequence MVSSMQMSLVVALFGLLSLCRAGIIHDYHHHHDLHYHEHPKYAFDYSVSDFHTGDSKSQWETRDGDVVKGQYTVVEPDGTLRTVEYTADDHNGFNAVVKRTEPKHPVPVHTAHHQLHHTVDYGHHHYEAPLYYNHLQ, from the exons ATGGTGTCTTCGATGCAG ATGAGTTTGGTGGTTGCCTTATTCGGTCTCCTATCGTTATGCAGAGCGGGAATCATCCACGACTATCACCATCATCATGACCTTCATTATCAT GAGCACCCGAAATACGCGTTCGACTACTCAGTGAGCGACTTCCACACGGGCGACTCGAAGAGCCAATGGGAGACGCGCGACGGTGACGTCGTGAAGGGCCAATACACGGTCGTCGAGCCGGACGGTACGCTGCGAACCGTCGAGTACACGGCTGACGACCACAACGGCTTCAATGCAGTCGTGAAGCGAACCGAACCCAAACACCCCGTTCCCGTGCACACGGCTCATCATCAGCTGCATCACACCGTCGACTATGGACACCATCACTACGAAGCTCCTCTCTACTACAACCATCTCCAGTAG
- the LOC120348901 gene encoding cuticle protein 7-like, producing the protein MLQEHPKYAFDYSVSDFHTGDSKSQWETRDGDVVKGQYTVVEPDGTLRTVEYTADDHNGFNAVVKRTEPKHPVPVHTAHHQLHHTVDYGHHHYEAPLYYNHLQ; encoded by the coding sequence ATGTTGCAGGAGCACCCGAAATACGCGTTCGACTACTCAGTGAGCGACTTCCACACGGGCGACTCGAAGAGCCAATGGGAGACGCGCGACGGTGACGTCGTGAAGGGCCAATACACGGTCGTCGAGCCGGACGGCACACTGCGAACCGTCGAGTACACGGCTGACGACCACAACGGCTTCAATGCGGTCGTGAAGCGAACCGAACCCAAACACCCCGTTCCCGTGCACACGGCTCATCATCAGCTGCATCACACCGTCGACTATGGACACCATCACTACGAGGCTCCTCTCTACTACAACCATCTCCAGTAG